GTTTTTGTTGGTGCTCAAATGAATGTTTTCTTAAACAGGCTAACTGAGCAGAATTAATTATTTAAATAATGCCAATATGTAATTTGTTGTTACCTATAGAGTTTAACTCTTTAACTGATCAACATAAAAATTGACTTTTTAAAAACTAAAATAATTAAAATAAATTTTTCTAAAGAAGCCGAATCGATATTTGCTCTTTCAGATGTAAATTTTATTACTTTAATGTGTACGAGTTATTTCATTATTAATCCCTAATATTTATCCTTGATTTTTAATGGGAAAATATAACACTCAATTTATCTAAAGTACCACTGTATAATTACTGTTTATAAATTAGGTTTTGCTATATAAGATCCACTATCCTCTTTTTAGCTTCACTGTCTCCCTCTATGTAGCGTTGCGTTGTTTGTAGGGTTGTGTGTCCGGCGAGCTGTTGAACGTCGCGTAGGGAGCCACCAGCTTTGATAATATTTTTAGCTGCGCGGGTAACAAAAGTGCGACGGCCACTGTGACTACTGCAACCTTCAAATCCAAGGCTTTTATATAAATCAGCAAACCAATTCACGACGGTGTGGGCTGGGAAGTGGGACTTTCGGCGTGAGAGAATAACAGGCTTTTGCCCATGCTCTGGTCGGCTTTCTTCTAAAAGCTGGTTTAATGCCTGTTTAAGTTGCTTGTTCAATGGAATTACCCGGCCGCCTTGCTTTCCTTTACTTGCTGTATTTCTTAGTTGAATCGCTTCACAAAGCTGGCCGTCAGGGGTTAGCAGCATGTCCCAAGTTAAAGCTGCAATTTCTTTGGCCCGTAAACCGGCTTTGATGGAAAGTAAGAACATCGCAGTATTGCGAGTCGGATAGGTACTTGATTGGAGTGAGCTTAAAACTGCTTTTTCTTGTCTTTCGTTCAAAATCTTGGCTTGTTTATGAAGCGCCATGTTAAAAGCCTCTAATAGTACAAATTCTTGTTATATTAATATTTTATCCTGGTTGTGATTATAGGTCCAGTTGTGAGTGATTGATTTTATTCACTTTAGGATGTTTTGGCTAAAATATACTATTGACTTTTAAAGAGATTGAAATATAATGGTAACATATAAGTTACTATATGGTCTATAATAATGAAAGTAGAAGTAGTTGAGTTTTTAGACGAGTACGGGGCTTCACCTTTTGAGGTTTGGTTCAATAAGCTAAATGCTCAAGCTGCTGCCAAAATCATAACTGCTGTAACACGTATGGAGCTAGGCAACTTTAGTAACTGCAAAAGTGTAGGTGCTGGTGTTTGGGAAAACAAAATTGATTTTGGTCCAGGCTATCGGATCTACTACGGTAAAGATGGTGACAAGCTT
Above is a genomic segment from Piscirickettsia litoralis containing:
- a CDS encoding tyrosine-type recombinase/integrase codes for the protein MALHKQAKILNERQEKAVLSSLQSSTYPTRNTAMFLLSIKAGLRAKEIAALTWDMLLTPDGQLCEAIQLRNTASKGKQGGRVIPLNKQLKQALNQLLEESRPEHGQKPVILSRRKSHFPAHTVVNWFADLYKSLGFEGCSSHSGRRTFVTRAAKNIIKAGGSLRDVQQLAGHTTLQTTQRYIEGDSEAKKRIVDLI
- a CDS encoding type II toxin-antitoxin system RelE/ParE family toxin yields the protein MKVEVVEFLDEYGASPFEVWFNKLNAQAAAKIITAVTRMELGNFSNCKSVGAGVWENKIDFGPGYRIYYGKDGDKLVILLTGGSKKRQQKDIDQAKKYWKEYKQRKNKH